The following proteins are encoded in a genomic region of uncultured Ilyobacter sp.:
- a CDS encoding bifunctional 2-keto-4-hydroxyglutarate aldolase/2-keto-3-deoxy-6-phosphogluconate aldolase, with protein MKKFEILKKIKDVGVVAVVRGENLEEAVNTSKACIEGGIPAVEITYTVPGATEVIKELKKTIPSEKLLVGAGSVLDPETARIAILAGAEYIVSPGFNEATAKLCNRYQVPYMPGCMTITEIITAMEAGCDIIKMFPGSAFGPSFVKAVKAPLPQVNIMPTGGVSLENVDQWIKNGVIAVGVGGQLTNGSFQDIVSKSKEFVNKVKVTREEVNG; from the coding sequence ATGAAAAAATTTGAAATATTAAAAAAAATCAAAGATGTAGGTGTAGTAGCAGTTGTCAGAGGAGAAAACCTTGAAGAGGCTGTCAATACTTCAAAGGCATGTATAGAGGGTGGTATTCCAGCTGTAGAGATAACTTATACCGTTCCAGGAGCTACGGAAGTTATAAAGGAATTAAAAAAGACTATTCCTTCGGAAAAACTCCTTGTTGGAGCTGGAAGTGTCTTAGACCCTGAAACTGCAAGAATCGCAATACTCGCGGGAGCTGAGTATATAGTTTCACCTGGATTCAACGAAGCTACTGCAAAACTCTGCAACAGATATCAGGTGCCTTATATGCCTGGCTGCATGACTATAACTGAGATTATTACTGCTATGGAGGCAGGGTGCGACATAATTAAGATGTTCCCTGGAAGTGCCTTTGGACCGTCATTTGTAAAAGCTGTAAAAGCTCCTCTCCCACAGGTAAACATAATGCCTACAGGAGGAGTGAGCCTAGAAAATGTAGACCAATGGATAAAAAACGGAGTTATCGCAGTAGGTGTAGGGGGACAGCTAACTAATGGTTCCTTCCAAGATATCGTTTCAAAATCAAAAGAGTTCGTTAATAAAGTAAAAGTTACAAGAGAAGAGGTGAATGGATAA
- a CDS encoding amino acid synthesis family protein, translated as MDIKIRKFCTFVEEIMIDGGKTIQGKVNKRSSAAVIIKNPFAGKYVEDLSQLTEWSVEIAPILTKKALEAAGMEMGEVESYGKAAIVGGNGELEHAASILHPKLGKPFRDEVGGGKAIIPSSKKMGYPGCTIDVPLHYKDAAFVRSHFDAMEVRIPDAPRGDEIVVILSITNCGRPHPRVGGLEKDEAKCEDGLR; from the coding sequence ATGGATATTAAGATTAGAAAATTTTGTACTTTTGTAGAAGAGATCATGATAGACGGGGGAAAAACTATCCAAGGAAAAGTTAACAAAAGATCTTCAGCGGCAGTAATTATTAAAAATCCTTTTGCAGGAAAGTATGTTGAAGATTTATCTCAACTGACTGAATGGAGCGTTGAAATCGCCCCTATACTTACCAAAAAAGCATTAGAAGCGGCTGGAATGGAAATGGGTGAAGTTGAAAGTTATGGGAAAGCCGCAATTGTAGGGGGGAACGGAGAGCTAGAGCATGCTGCTAGTATACTACATCCAAAATTGGGAAAACCGTTTCGTGATGAAGTTGGTGGAGGAAAAGCAATTATTCCTTCCTCCAAGAAAATGGGCTACCCAGGGTGTACAATAGATGTTCCGTTACACTATAAAGATGCGGCATTTGTAAGGTCTCATTTTGATGCTATGGAAGTAAGAATCCCAGACGCTCCAAGAGGCGATGAAATAGTTGTTATTTTATCTATTACAAATTGTGGCAGACCCCATCCTAGAGTAGGTGGTCTGGAAAAAGATGAGGCCAAATGTGAAGACGGATTGAGGTAA
- a CDS encoding UPF0280 family protein, whose protein sequence is MIQELDDKRVFINYGPIQMTLDIKVGSMRNTEIAFKVANYIIGELQNLLKYMPQLKELNSLQDLNEDYPKVLNKMITGVNRCGDKTINVLGAVAGSFSDIALEKAIELGASRVIINNGGDIAFKDMSGNPVKIGIPLNRDLSRNQLVMTITDDMNIRGICTSGLGGRSFTKGVATASVVLADNAAVADACATYLGNMTNVEDERITRCFAEDIDSGTDIPGHMVTLSVGNIPIDKIYQALLNGANAAEKLYEKGIIKGALLCVKNEIVMVPDNINYIENKN, encoded by the coding sequence ATGATTCAGGAATTAGATGATAAGAGAGTCTTTATTAATTACGGGCCAATTCAAATGACTTTGGATATAAAAGTTGGTTCTATGAGAAACACTGAAATAGCATTTAAAGTTGCAAATTATATCATCGGTGAATTACAAAACTTATTAAAATATATGCCTCAATTAAAAGAGCTGAACTCTCTTCAGGATCTTAATGAGGATTATCCTAAAGTTTTGAATAAAATGATTACTGGTGTAAATAGATGTGGAGATAAAACTATAAATGTACTAGGGGCTGTAGCAGGTTCTTTTTCAGATATAGCTTTAGAGAAAGCCATAGAGTTGGGTGCAAGTAGAGTAATAATAAACAATGGTGGAGACATAGCTTTTAAAGATATGAGCGGTAATCCGGTAAAAATTGGAATTCCTTTAAATAGAGATTTGAGCAGAAATCAATTGGTAATGACAATCACCGACGATATGAATATCCGAGGAATCTGCACAAGTGGATTGGGAGGGAGAAGCTTCACAAAGGGTGTTGCAACTGCTTCGGTTGTATTGGCAGATAATGCAGCGGTGGCAGATGCCTGTGCAACATATTTAGGTAATATGACCAATGTTGAAGATGAAAGAATTACTCGTTGTTTTGCAGAAGATATTGATTCTGGTACCGATATCCCAGGACATATGGTTACCTTGAGTGTCGGTAATATTCCTATAGATAAAATCTATCAAGCACTATTGAACGGAGCAAACGCTGCGGAAAAATTATATGAAAAAGGAATAATAAAGGGAGCGTTATTATGTGTTAAAAATGAAATTGTAATGGTCCCAGATAATATCAATTATATTGAAAATAAAAATTAG
- a CDS encoding DUF1850 domain-containing protein: protein MNSIKKIISIFILVLIPLFIFQNSTLIIRDLSKDSIIFLNKVTPEDEFTMRWMHSVELQPWEEIFRVDQNYNIILDRTRFKSFGAGVPDSAGNKTEIKNGYVIFSGIDRKMPDLKYGISDFAKHTFLFKNKELKLYEIVENGNGVKIDIVQMRLYEYYFLKIKTTSPLI from the coding sequence ATGAACTCAATAAAAAAAATAATATCTATATTCATTCTAGTCCTAATACCACTTTTCATATTTCAAAACAGCACATTGATCATAAGGGACCTTTCAAAAGACTCTATAATTTTTTTAAATAAAGTTACACCAGAAGATGAGTTTACCATGAGATGGATGCATTCAGTGGAACTCCAGCCATGGGAAGAAATTTTTAGGGTTGATCAAAATTACAATATCATTCTTGACAGAACTCGGTTTAAATCCTTCGGAGCTGGGGTTCCAGACTCGGCAGGAAATAAAACTGAAATTAAGAATGGATATGTTATTTTTAGTGGAATAGACAGAAAAATGCCTGACTTGAAATACGGGATTTCAGATTTTGCAAAGCATACTTTTCTGTTTAAAAATAAAGAGTTAAAATTATATGAAATTGTAGAAAATGGAAACGGTGTAAAAATTGATATAGTTCAGATGAGACTTTATGAATATTACTTTCTAAAAATTAAAACCACAAGCCCTCTTATCTAG
- a CDS encoding IclR family transcriptional regulator has translation MKINRTVERTVEILKLLSKEKNGLTVKEITEKMKIPKTSAYDILETLAHLEILEKNTGELNLYKIGLKSFQIGNSYSRNKEIFKIIDKPMQELAEKIGKTVFYAVENVGEIVYISKHESEKAIITTAGIGSTNPMYCTSLGKAILAFLSPEKLESLMNMQSFEKKTSHSLSKKELVKELKEIRTRGYAIDNREIEEHMLCIGAPVFDSTKSVVGAVSISGLFSKDRNIDIESSELLKTCSEISRKLGY, from the coding sequence ATGAAAATAAACAGAACTGTTGAAAGAACCGTTGAAATATTAAAGCTTTTATCAAAAGAAAAAAACGGACTGACCGTCAAAGAGATCACTGAAAAAATGAAAATACCAAAGACCAGTGCCTATGATATTTTAGAAACTCTGGCTCATTTGGAAATCCTTGAAAAGAATACTGGAGAATTGAATCTCTATAAAATAGGCCTTAAGAGTTTTCAGATAGGAAACAGTTATTCTAGAAATAAGGAGATCTTTAAAATTATAGACAAGCCCATGCAGGAATTGGCTGAAAAAATCGGAAAAACTGTCTTTTATGCTGTGGAAAACGTCGGTGAAATTGTCTATATATCAAAGCATGAGTCTGAAAAGGCTATTATCACCACCGCTGGGATAGGAAGCACGAATCCCATGTACTGTACCTCATTGGGGAAGGCCATATTAGCTTTTCTTTCACCTGAAAAACTTGAATCCCTTATGAACATGCAGTCTTTCGAAAAGAAAACCAGCCATAGCCTTTCTAAAAAAGAACTGGTAAAAGAATTAAAAGAAATAAGGACTCGGGGCTATGCCATTGACAACAGGGAGATAGAAGAGCATATGCTTTGTATAGGGGCCCCTGTATTTGATTCCACAAAATCTGTAGTCGGAGCAGTTAGTATTTCGGGACTTTTTTCCAAGGATCGTAATATTGATATTGAATCTTCAGAACTACTTAAAACTTGCTCTGAAATTTCAAGAAAATTAGGTTACTGA
- a CDS encoding deoxyribodipyrimidine photo-lyase → MERRFKLINEKEIRGKGDYILYWMQGSQRTRYNHCLEYGVLKANEVKKPLIVIFNLVDSYPDANERHYSFMLEGLKDVKKSLEARKIEVYIFHGDMVNNIVKAAKDAVLLICDKGYMNIQKKWRAEISSKINCQAVEIDTNLVVPVEAASQKEEYAARTIREKIKRQLDEFLYDFEEVKYSVNKSIKKKFCFYENNLNNDIDNIGKVLEKMKLDKSVSKSSFFYGGEIEAKKRLEEFIEVKLDNYSEKNSDPGEDNVSKLSPYLHFGNISPLEIALELSKGKNEINSESIEGFLEELIIRRELSHNFIYYNERYDKWDGISYTWAYETLEKHLTDKRENIYSLKKLEKYETHDIYWNAAQKEMVVTGFMHGYMRMYWCKKILEWSKTPKEAYERTIYLNNKYFLDGRDPNSYTGVAWCFGKHDRAWKERDIFGKIRYMNFEGLKRKFDMGKYVKRIEKL, encoded by the coding sequence ATGGAAAGAAGGTTTAAACTTATTAATGAAAAAGAGATAAGAGGCAAGGGTGACTATATCCTCTACTGGATGCAGGGAAGCCAGAGAACGAGATATAACCACTGTTTAGAATATGGGGTGCTAAAAGCTAATGAGGTGAAGAAACCACTCATAGTTATTTTTAATCTTGTAGACAGCTATCCTGATGCCAATGAAAGGCATTACTCTTTTATGCTTGAGGGACTGAAAGATGTGAAAAAATCCCTTGAAGCCAGGAAAATAGAAGTTTATATTTTTCACGGTGACATGGTGAACAATATAGTAAAGGCAGCCAAAGACGCTGTATTATTAATATGTGATAAGGGATATATGAATATACAGAAAAAATGGAGGGCTGAAATAAGCTCAAAAATTAACTGTCAGGCTGTGGAGATAGACACCAATCTTGTGGTGCCAGTAGAAGCCGCCTCACAGAAGGAGGAGTATGCTGCAAGGACAATAAGGGAAAAGATAAAAAGACAGTTAGATGAATTTTTGTATGATTTTGAAGAGGTAAAATATTCGGTGAATAAGAGCATTAAGAAGAAGTTTTGTTTTTATGAGAATAATTTGAATAATGATATAGATAATATAGGTAAAGTTCTTGAAAAGATGAAACTAGATAAGAGTGTTTCTAAGTCTTCTTTTTTTTACGGAGGAGAAATCGAGGCCAAGAAAAGGCTAGAGGAATTTATAGAGGTAAAGTTAGATAATTACAGCGAGAAAAACAGCGATCCAGGAGAGGACAATGTATCAAAACTTTCTCCCTATCTGCATTTTGGAAATATATCTCCATTGGAGATAGCTCTGGAACTGTCTAAGGGAAAAAATGAAATTAATAGTGAGAGTATAGAGGGTTTTTTGGAGGAGCTTATAATAAGAAGGGAGCTTTCCCACAACTTCATATATTATAATGAAAGATACGATAAATGGGATGGAATAAGTTATACATGGGCATACGAAACTTTAGAGAAACATCTAACTGATAAAAGGGAAAATATATACAGCTTGAAGAAACTAGAAAAATATGAAACCCATGACATATACTGGAATGCAGCTCAAAAAGAGATGGTGGTCACTGGGTTTATGCACGGATATATGAGAATGTACTGGTGCAAAAAGATTCTAGAGTGGAGCAAGACTCCAAAGGAAGCCTACGAAAGAACCATATATCTTAATAATAAGTATTTTCTAGATGGACGAGACCCCAACTCATACACAGGTGTGGCCTGGTGTTTTGGTAAGCACGACAGAGCCTGGAAGGAACGGGATATATTTGGAAAGATAAGGTATATGAATTTTGAGGGACTTAAAAGGAAATTTGATATGGGTAAATATGTTAAACGTATAGAAAAACTTTGA
- a CDS encoding AEC family transporter has product MSRIISSVILVMLMVGTGCFLTKKEVLGEESNKLFSQLVLKICLPALIIQGLTGRFTREGLIKSAQWLGLSFAIIIVLIIASKVIILSKHIKRKALFQISFIFANTIFVGLPVNIALFGDESIPYIFLYYFASTTFFWTYGIYCVQGEGNIREGLKKLLTPTTTAFFIGVILLLFKVPIPGFIATYMKYIGGMTTPLAMLYLGTSMYSLGIKSLKPDFESVIGLVSKFVIAPAIVFIIIKIADGFLTLPLLLKKVYFIQTTMPLMTNVAIVSGYYNKSPKEASKLVGLSTILVIVTIPFYAILTEFIF; this is encoded by the coding sequence TTGAGTAGAATAATCAGCAGTGTTATACTTGTAATGTTAATGGTAGGCACAGGATGTTTTTTAACTAAAAAAGAGGTATTGGGGGAGGAAAGTAACAAACTTTTTTCTCAACTTGTATTAAAAATATGCCTCCCTGCACTTATAATCCAAGGTCTTACTGGACGTTTTACAAGGGAAGGGCTTATAAAATCCGCCCAGTGGTTGGGTTTATCTTTTGCTATAATTATTGTTTTAATAATAGCTTCTAAGGTGATTATTCTCAGCAAGCATATAAAGAGAAAGGCACTTTTTCAAATTTCATTTATATTTGCAAATACTATATTTGTAGGACTCCCTGTAAACATAGCTCTTTTTGGAGATGAAAGTATACCCTATATTTTTCTTTATTATTTTGCTAGTACTACTTTCTTTTGGACCTACGGTATATATTGTGTACAAGGAGAAGGAAATATAAGAGAGGGTTTAAAAAAACTTTTGACTCCCACCACTACGGCATTTTTTATAGGGGTGATTTTGCTGTTATTCAAAGTTCCTATACCAGGATTTATCGCAACTTATATGAAATATATTGGTGGAATGACCACTCCTCTTGCCATGCTTTATCTAGGAACATCTATGTATAGCCTGGGAATAAAATCCTTGAAACCTGACTTTGAATCAGTAATAGGATTGGTTTCAAAATTTGTTATAGCTCCAGCTATTGTCTTTATTATCATAAAAATAGCCGATGGTTTTTTGACTCTTCCACTGCTTCTAAAAAAAGTTTATTTTATACAAACAACAATGCCACTAATGACCAATGTAGCAATAGTCAGCGGATATTACAACAAAAGTCCAAAGGAAGCATCTAAACTTGTAGGTCTTTCTACAATTTTGGTAATTGTAACCATACCATTTTATGCAATTTTAACAGAGTTTATCTTTTAA
- a CDS encoding GNAT family protein: protein MKLNFRIFPVIKTDRLILRNFYKKDIENIYNIRTCDEVMKYMDAPKMGSLEETERFLNFTLKTHREEKALNWVITQKDSEEMIGYIGFWRIDKGHYRGELGYALDKNFWNMGIMGEAVEEVLKFGFENMGLNSIEANVNPLNTKSINLLEKCGFKREGYFRENYYFNGNFIDTVTFSIIKKDYKSQQVFQPNKAVTKVKYLNKFVTAPKNLFFNKK from the coding sequence ATGAAATTGAATTTTCGGATTTTTCCTGTGATAAAAACTGATAGACTTATTCTTAGAAACTTTTACAAAAAAGATATAGAGAATATCTACAATATCAGAACCTGTGATGAGGTTATGAAATACATGGATGCGCCTAAGATGGGATCTTTAGAAGAGACAGAAAGGTTTTTAAACTTTACCCTAAAGACTCACAGAGAAGAAAAAGCCTTAAACTGGGTGATAACTCAAAAAGATTCTGAAGAAATGATTGGCTATATAGGATTTTGGAGAATAGATAAAGGACACTACAGAGGCGAGCTTGGATATGCCCTAGACAAAAATTTCTGGAATATGGGAATCATGGGTGAGGCTGTCGAAGAAGTATTAAAATTTGGATTTGAAAATATGGGACTCAATAGTATAGAGGCAAATGTGAACCCTCTAAATACAAAGTCTATAAATCTTTTGGAAAAATGTGGCTTCAAAAGAGAGGGCTACTTTAGGGAAAATTATTATTTTAACGGTAATTTCATAGACACCGTAACTTTTTCTATAATAAAAAAAGATTACAAGTCACAACAAGTTTTTCAACCTAATAAGGCTGTGACAAAAGTAAAGTATCTTAATAAATTTGTAACTGCACCTAAAAATTTATTTTTCAATAAAAAATAA
- a CDS encoding VWA domain-containing protein — MKEKYHEIICIIDRSGSMEAIKSDAIGGFNSFIEGQRKFDGEAALTLVLFNDDYKIVYDRRDLQTVPFLNNTTYVPGGTTAMLDAIGRTIDSVGERLSDSPEEDRPEKVIVSILTDGLENASKEYTYEQIGSRIKRQKEKYNWEFIFLAANQDAVASAKMISIDKDDAVDFDATPEGIADALYSMNEMMNYKRMK, encoded by the coding sequence ATGAAAGAGAAATACCATGAGATCATATGTATCATCGACAGGTCGGGGTCGATGGAGGCCATAAAGAGTGATGCTATAGGGGGATTCAACAGTTTTATCGAAGGGCAGAGAAAATTTGACGGTGAAGCAGCTCTCACACTTGTACTTTTCAATGACGACTACAAGATTGTTTACGACAGAAGGGATCTTCAGACTGTACCTTTTTTAAATAATACAACCTACGTCCCAGGAGGAACCACTGCCATGTTAGACGCCATAGGTAGGACAATAGACAGTGTCGGCGAGCGACTAAGTGATTCTCCTGAGGAAGACAGGCCTGAAAAGGTAATTGTCTCAATTCTTACAGACGGTCTTGAAAATGCCAGCAAAGAATACACCTACGAACAGATAGGATCTAGGATCAAACGCCAAAAGGAAAAATATAATTGGGAATTCATATTTTTGGCCGCCAATCAAGATGCTGTGGCATCTGCTAAAATGATCTCCATAGACAAGGACGATGCCGTAGATTTTGATGCCACTCCTGAGGGAATAGCTGATGCACTGTATTCTATGAATGAGATGATGAATTACAAAAGAATGAAATAA
- the tnpA gene encoding IS200/IS605 family transposase — translation MDSNSLAHTRWNCKYHIVFAPKYRRKVIYGKIKQDIGQILRKLCENKKVEIHEASACKAHIHMLVSILPKLSVSSFMGYLKGKSSLMIFDRHANLKYKYGNRHFWCRGYYVDTVGRNRKRIEDYIRNQLQEDQLTLKEYIDPFTGDKVKKS, via the coding sequence ATGGATAGTAATAGTTTAGCACACACAAGATGGAATTGTAAATATCACATAGTCTTTGCACCTAAGTACAGGAGAAAAGTAATCTATGGAAAGATAAAGCAAGATATTGGGCAAATACTTAGAAAACTTTGCGAGAATAAAAAAGTAGAGATACACGAAGCAAGTGCATGTAAAGCTCACATACATATGCTTGTGAGCATACTACCTAAATTGAGTGTATCTAGTTTCATGGGGTATTTAAAAGGGAAAAGTTCATTAATGATATTTGATCGACATGCAAATCTAAAATATAAGTATGGAAACAGGCACTTTTGGTGCCGCGGATACTATGTAGATACAGTAGGTCGTAACAGGAAAAGGATCGAAGATTATATTAGAAATCAGTTGCAAGAAGATCAATTAACATTGAAAGAATATATTGATCCTTTTACTGGAGATAAAGTAAAAAAGAGCTAG
- a CDS encoding DUF523 domain-containing protein — MENLYTEKIKIGMSSCMYGARVRYNSKGWEMLGYLHRERSNYLWTPVCPEVMSGMGVPRSPIRLVGGNGEDFWVGNAKVKNREGRDVTSMVGKGALACYETLERAEVDAYIFMEGSPSCGVYRTTLKNQRLGKPPGIFGALLLNRGYFLIPAQDLQSPVKWWDWRRRLTAFVWLKRQEVTQVKDLYEIWHILKFLCQELDEKSARELGHRIGSFKKDVGEKVVAKVKDEILEILRKPSDVKRVKQWLWKNYIHLKKSKGISIEDVCPPEALRNMTHIAEEMIHVEIESRDKGLIFGSSPINYKPSR; from the coding sequence ATGGAAAATTTATATACTGAAAAAATAAAGATAGGTATGTCATCATGTATGTACGGAGCTAGGGTAAGATACAACAGTAAAGGCTGGGAGATGCTAGGTTATCTTCATAGAGAACGTTCTAATTATCTCTGGACTCCTGTTTGTCCTGAGGTAATGAGCGGAATGGGTGTCCCTAGATCTCCAATAAGGCTTGTGGGAGGAAACGGTGAAGACTTTTGGGTGGGAAATGCAAAGGTTAAAAACAGAGAGGGAAGAGATGTCACCTCTATGGTTGGGAAGGGTGCTTTGGCATGCTATGAAACCCTTGAAAGAGCAGAGGTGGATGCTTACATATTCATGGAAGGAAGCCCTAGCTGTGGTGTATACAGGACTACTCTGAAAAACCAGAGATTGGGTAAGCCCCCTGGAATATTTGGGGCACTTCTTTTAAATAGGGGATATTTCCTTATACCTGCACAAGACCTGCAAAGTCCCGTGAAATGGTGGGACTGGAGAAGGAGACTCACAGCCTTTGTGTGGCTCAAAAGACAAGAGGTCACTCAGGTAAAAGATCTCTACGAAATCTGGCATATCTTGAAATTTCTTTGTCAGGAACTTGATGAAAAAAGTGCAAGGGAGCTAGGTCACAGGATAGGAAGTTTCAAGAAAGATGTAGGAGAAAAAGTTGTTGCAAAAGTTAAGGACGAAATTTTGGAAATTTTGAGGAAGCCCTCTGATGTGAAAAGGGTGAAGCAGTGGTTGTGGAAAAACTATATCCATCTAAAAAAATCCAAGGGGATAAGTATAGAGGATGTATGTCCTCCTGAAGCCTTGAGAAACATGACACATATTGCAGAAGAGATGATACATGTTGAGATAGAGTCGAGAGATAAGGGCCTTATCTTTGGAAGTTCACCAATAAATTACAAGCCCTCTAGATAA
- a CDS encoding sugar kinase, whose amino-acid sequence MRKKVVTLGEILLRLSPPGNQRFVNSTSFEVNYGGAEINVAVDLANLGVDTRLVTKAPANELGDAALRHAKSYGVDTSFVARGGEKIGTYFLETGSSVRSSKVLYDRKYSAFSTVSKDEFDIDAIFEGVSLFHVSGITLAVSPEALELAELFMKKAKEKGITVSFDFNYRSKMWSLKEASIGIERVLKYVDIAFAGYLDFINILGIPMGEGYIGENILGCYKTLYPKVMEKYNFKYIVSSVRNVVSASKNLYSGFVFNGKDIEISKEYEVDIIDRVGSGDAFTSGFLYAYLADATDNYKIEFAAASAVLKHTIPGDTNIVTKDEVEKLFKGIGYDVGR is encoded by the coding sequence ATGAGAAAGAAGGTCGTTACTTTGGGAGAGATTCTTTTGAGACTTTCCCCTCCTGGAAATCAAAGATTTGTAAATTCAACTTCCTTTGAAGTAAATTACGGTGGAGCAGAGATAAATGTGGCTGTAGACCTTGCCAATCTCGGCGTTGATACAAGACTTGTCACAAAGGCACCTGCAAATGAACTAGGAGATGCTGCTTTGCGTCACGCCAAAAGTTACGGTGTAGACACATCTTTTGTCGCCAGAGGTGGAGAAAAAATAGGGACATATTTTCTAGAAACTGGTTCTTCTGTGAGAAGCAGCAAGGTTCTCTATGACAGAAAATATTCTGCATTCTCAACTGTATCTAAAGACGAATTTGATATAGATGCTATCTTTGAGGGTGTCTCTCTTTTCCATGTATCTGGAATAACCCTAGCTGTTAGTCCAGAAGCACTTGAATTAGCTGAACTTTTCATGAAAAAAGCAAAAGAGAAAGGGATAACAGTTAGCTTTGATTTTAACTATAGAAGTAAGATGTGGTCTCTAAAGGAAGCATCCATAGGAATAGAAAGAGTATTAAAATATGTAGACATCGCTTTTGCAGGTTATCTCGACTTTATAAACATACTAGGGATACCAATGGGAGAGGGATACATTGGAGAAAACATTCTAGGATGCTACAAGACTCTTTACCCTAAAGTTATGGAAAAGTACAACTTTAAGTATATCGTTTCATCTGTTAGAAACGTAGTCTCTGCTTCTAAGAATTTATACAGCGGGTTCGTTTTCAACGGAAAGGATATAGAAATTTCCAAAGAATATGAAGTGGATATAATTGACAGAGTGGGAAGTGGAGATGCATTTACATCAGGATTTTTATATGCGTATTTGGCAGATGCCACTGACAATTATAAAATTGAATTTGCTGCTGCCTCAGCCGTGCTAAAGCACACAATTCCTGGGGATACAAATATAGTCACAAAAGATGAAGTGGAAAAATTATTTAAGGGAATAGGCTATGATGTAGGTAGATAG
- a CDS encoding YhcH/YjgK/YiaL family protein, with product MIYGNLENLGDISIYPESIQKSIKYLLDTDLEKIEAGVYEIQGRDIYAQVTDMETSPKNEKKPEIHRKYIDVQYLVSGRERIGVAVDTGKNKILEDYSEEKDVLFYEECEGESDLLMLPGNFAVFFPNIVHRPGCSDGEPAKIRKVVIKINKDVL from the coding sequence ATGATTTACGGAAATTTAGAAAATTTGGGAGATATTAGCATATACCCTGAATCTATACAGAAATCTATTAAATATCTTTTGGATACAGACCTTGAAAAGATAGAAGCAGGGGTATATGAAATTCAGGGAAGGGATATCTATGCACAAGTTACAGATATGGAGACTTCTCCTAAAAATGAGAAAAAACCAGAAATTCACAGAAAATATATAGACGTACAATATCTTGTTTCAGGAAGAGAAAGAATCGGAGTTGCTGTGGATACAGGTAAAAATAAGATCCTAGAAGATTACAGTGAAGAAAAAGATGTACTCTTTTATGAGGAGTGTGAGGGAGAGTCTGATCTTCTTATGCTTCCTGGGAATTTCGCAGTGTTTTTTCCAAATATTGTCCATAGACCAGGTTGCAGCGATGGAGAGCCTGCCAAGATTAGAAAGGTTGTCATCAAAATTAATAAAGACGTATTGTAA